The nucleotide window TGTTATTATTGGCGCGCAATCCATTAAGTGTGGAACTGCCGACATTGTTGTTGCCGGTGGTGCTGAGTCTATGACCAATGCTCCTTACTATATTCCATGTGCCCGTGCCGGTGCGCGCTATGGAGACGCTAAGTTGATTGACGGTGTCCAAAAGGATGGTTTGACGGACCCATTTGACGGTGAATTGATGGGAGTACACGGTGAAAAGTGCGCTTCGGACTTTAGTATTAGCAGAGAAGAGCAGGACAACTTCGCAATTGCGTCATACCAGAAAGCTCAGAAGGCCCAAGCCGAGGGTAAGTTCTCCGAAATTGCCCCAATCACAGTCAAAGGTGTACGTGGCAAGCCTGATGTTGTTGTGTCACATGACGAGGAAGTCGGTCGTTTCAACCCCGACAAGTTGAGGGCTGCCAAAACCGTTTTCAAGAAGGAAAACGGTTCCATCACTGCTCCTAACTCATCTCCGCTCAACGATGGCGGTGCTGCTGTTGTTCTAGTTTCTGAGAGCAAGCTCAAGGAGCTCAACTTGACCCCATTGGCCGTAATTAAGGGGTGGGGTGAGGCAGCTCATAAGCCAGCTGATTTCACGTGGGCTCCATCTTTGGCAGTGCCAAAGGCTCTAAAGCACGCTGGGATTGAAGACATCAACTCTGTTGAGTTTTTTGAGTTCAACGAAGCTTTCTCAGTTGTCGGCATTGCGAATGCTAAGATTCTTGGAATTGACCAATCCAAGGTCAACGTTTACGGTGGTGCCGTTGCATTGGGTCACCCTCTAGGTTGCTCTGGTGCAAGAATTATCACCACCTTGATATCCGTCCTAACCCAAGAAGGCGGTCGCATCGGTGTTGCAGCTATCTGCAACGGTGGTGGTGGAGCCTCTTCTATTGTGCTAGAAAGATTAAGCGAATCTAATCGCGCTTCCCTTATGTAATAACGTTCTCGAGCTTTAGAAGGTCATACTACACGAAGACCGCCTCGGTATATAGTAGTAACATTTACTCCGGACCTCCTACCGATTCAATAACTACACAGCCGTATAGCAAATGACTGAAAAACATCAATGCGAGGTAACTGTCATATTTATTGCAGGAGTATCTGGCGCTGGTAAATCTACAGTAGCAATGCGCCTGGCTGCGAGGTTAAACGTGCCATTCGTTGAGGGTGACTCCTTGCACCCCGCCTCCAATATAGCCAAAATGGCTGCAGGAAAGCCGCTAAGTGACGATGATCGTTGGGACTGGTTACGTGATGTTGCTGCCGCTTCAATTGCTGCCGCTAAACCGAAAGATGGTAGAGTCGTGGTCACGTGCTCGTCTCTCAAGCGTAGCTACCGTCAGTACTTAAGTGCCTGTGTTGGGAATGGGCGTACTATATTTGTATTTTTGGATCTGCCTCGAGAGGTTGCGGAGCGCCGTGTGCGTGAACGCCGGGGTCATTTTATGGGTGCTGATTTGATTGCCTCTCAGTACGAAACGTTGGAGCTGCCTCAATCTGACGAATCATGGTGTACGGCGGTTCCCTGCGGGGACGGAAATGTTGAAAAAGTTATTGACAGAATAGTAGATGCCTTAAATAAAATGGACCAGTCCATACATTAATCTATAAACAAGTGGTGTATGACGTACTATAATTTATGAGCTGCAGCCTGGCAGCGAAAGTGGCAGGGAGTTTTTGACGAGAATACCAGCCAGCTAGGGAGCTCTCAGGCGTAGTGCTACCGTAGAAGCATTGGGAATTGTTTTCATTCCCAATGTCATCTTCATCAGCAAATATATCTACTTCTATATCCCCATCGTATGTATAGTAGGAGAGGTCCTGTTCTCTATCCTCGTAGTCATCTTCCATATAGTAATTGTTGACCGCGTAGCGCACCTTATAGCCCAGATCGCCCTCGAGGAAGCGTGTATATTGCTCAACAGAAAGACAGTCTACGTGCGCTAGAGGGCCCTCAGTTGTAAAACTTTCACAGTTGGCAATCGACTCCATGAGTGCCGGTAACGAAATTCGACGCAGCGGATCGAGATGTAACACAGAGCAAACAATTGAAAAGAGGTCTTCAGATAACGGAAGAATCTGTAGAAGAATGCGCGGGTCCTGAACAAAATACCTGAAAGTGCTATCGCGAGTCCTGTCCGCCTTCATCCATGGATTGCGGATACAGACCAGATTTATTAGGATTATCCCTAGTGACCAAATATCGCCCGATTCAGTTGGCGAGTACTCCGCACCATTGTTCGTCATGCGTTCAGGCGCCATGTAATAAGAAGATCCAACACAAACATTTCCGGGAAGCTCGGCACTTGTGGTTGATAACCCAAAGTCACAGATATAGACGTTATCGTTCGCGTCAAAAAGGATATTTTCGGGCTTTATATCGCAGTGATAAACACCATTGCGGTGACAATGCAGAAGTGCACTGCACAGCTGGAGAAAAACTTTCTTGATTAGCAGTCCATTTCCAGCAAAATGCCGGGCATTCACAATGGACGTAAACATGTCATTAGGGTAATAATCCATGACGATAAATGTAGCCAGACTTGATTCCAAAATTTGATGAATCGTAACAATATTGCTATGCGAATTCACTGTGAGGTGCATTGCCAGTTCTTGATAGTGTGGCGCATGTGCAAGTTCTTTCTTACTTAGCCGCCGAATTGAATCCATATCTATACTAGGCAGGTAAACCTTGTTTTGGAACGATTTGAAAAAGTGGTAAAGCTGAGTTTGCAATATAGCCGACCGCTTTACGTCGCCCCGCGAAGTCGAGTTTAGCGCGCGGTCTTGCTCACCGGATTGCTTCATAACTGCCTTAATTGCAAACTCACCATCCGTTATCATGTCCACAGCATGAAAAACTAACCCGTATGAACCTGAACCAACCTGACCTgttattttaaaattattTATTTGTACATTAGCTAACATTCTTGCACACTATTTAGCCGCCAACTGAAAAGCTAGCCAGTTGATATAGAAAAGTGCTGTATTATATATGTACTGGGAATCACCCTACCTTATTAAAATGGCACCATGTCTTAAATAAACCTCGTGCGATCATTAGCCAGAACGTTCCTTTTTTCCCGTCAAGTGACAGAAAAAACAGCCAAATCACCCCACTGATGGGGTAAAGTTTGATGTAAAACGTTGGGATCCAAAATAACGTGGCGAGAGGACTTACTGCTAATGACGTTAAACATGCGTCAATTtagaaaagaaaaaaacATAACCAGACAATACATTTATTGTAAACATACGTGTGGAGTATTGGCATAAGGGTACAAGTACCTTaatttataaataaaacCACAACTGGATCACGTGGATACATTGTTATTTAATAGAGCAAATCTCGCGTCGAGAATATCAGTGGCTGACCCGCTTTTCCCAGTGTATACATGCTGGTGGTTTGGGGAGGGTAACCATCGATGCGAAGTCAGGCTTTGGAATAGCCTTCATGTGTGGTGGGAGGCTCCAAGTCATTGTTCTTACTAATACAGATAGAATTGTGCCCAGCTGCATGTAGGCGAATCCTTCACCAATACATCTATGTCTTCCACCACCGAAGGGTAAGTAGGGGGAGGAAACTCCTTTAGAGATAGCACCAAAACCGTAGTCAACCTGTGCTCCGTCAGCAACGGGGGTAGATTCGGACTCCCATCTGTGAGGGTTGAATTCCTTAGCGTTGGGGAAATATTCGTCGGAGAGCTGGGAGAAACCTGGCGAAGCCAAAACGTAGTGGCCCTTTGGAACAATATATTGGGTATTTGGGACGGGCATATCGTTTGTTACCTCACGGAACAAGGAATGCAAAGGATGGTGCATCCTTAGGGTTTCCTTGATAACTTGGTTGCATAAGGGCATTTCTTGTAGCAAGTCGTAGGTGAGTTCTTTTTTGCCGCCTTCTAGAACACGCATTTGTTCTTCATAAAGCTCTTGCTGTAGATCTGGTCTTTCCGCGAGATGGAGCATCATCCAGGCTGAGGTTGCGGCGGAGGTGTGCTGACCACCCATAAGCACACCGATCAACAGATGAGCAATCTCTTTGTCGGTCATCCGGACACCATCCTTGTAGGTAGAAGACTTTAGAAGGGCATCTATCAAGTCACGATCTTGAATATCGTTGGACTTCCGTCTTTTAGTGATCAGTTCCAAGTATGTAGAAGAAATGATTTTTTGAGCATTGTCCCTCTTACGGAAGTTATCCAAAGGCAGGTAAGAGAATACAAAGTTCAAAGGTGTAAACCCTTTGTCCAGGTCGGCATATAAGTGGGCAAAACTGGTGTTCAACTTAGCTCTCAACTCTTCCCCGAGCAAAGTACGAGAAGCGGTAAAAATAGTCATCTCAGGCTGCGTTTCCATAACATCGATATCACCCTCGTCCTTTGACTCGAGCTGCAAGTGTTTAGAAGTGTTTAAATAGTTCCTGACCTCTTCCTCAACAATCGGAACGTATTTTCTAAAAGCCTCGACAGAAAGAGCGTTTTTACAAAACTTCTTTTGCTCCATCAGTCTGGAGTTAGGACAATCGTAGATCACACCTTCACCAAAAACTGGAGTGGTAAGCTTTGTATAAGCTGCTTCTGCAGAAACATCCGCAAGCTTGGCATTTAAAATGAACTCATGGCCTTTAGTACCCAAGTAAACAGTCATAACCTTTCCTAACAGCATAAAAGAGAACGCATCACCGTACTTCTGTTGACACTCTGCGAAAAACTCGTATGGCCTGGTACCATATGCCACTGCCGAACCAACCCATGGAACGTAGTATGGAACCATAGGTACTCTATCCTTACGCAAAGATTGCGTGAACTGCCATGCAAGAGAGTAAAGGAATGGAATGATAACAATAATAGATATCTGCTGCGTGAAAGGCAACGCCAGGAAGTAATATATTGCAGCTTGCACATAAGCTGCAAAATTTTGCACTATAGATTCTGACATAGAGTCGAAATTCTCTGATAAAAATCTAGTAACGGCCTATAATCTAAGTCAGCCAGGTGGTTTATACTTTTGGATCAATCTTCTTCGAAGGTTGTAGTTCTTTCTTATATACTAGTATAAACGAGAAAACATGCCAAGTTGTTTTATAATCAGGCTGTTCAATTTTTACAATTTTTTGAAGCTGTGAATAACACCGGCTTGTTTTCCATCTAAAGCACACAATTTCCTAAAACATGAAATATATCGATATAAGTAAGCAGTCTAAAAACTATAAACTACTATAATTATTACTCTCGGCTGCTATAACCCTGTACGGGGGGATTGCGGTTTTAAACTCGTTTAATTTAAGTCCATGGCGCCATTCGTATTACATACTACCTGTTCatattttttttgttaAGCGCCCATTCCAGTCGTATAGAAATTCACGCGCTCGTACCACAAGATGTTTCATAAACGAGACCGTATCGTATGATGCATATCTAAACGAGACATCCGCTTGATCTGGGACCATCACGTGAATTACCGCCGAGCTTCCAATTAAGTTCGTCACTTAAAGCTTATTTCTGGGTGATAGTAGTAGTTGCAGTTATAGTATGACCTCTTGATCCCATCCCACGTAGGCAATGTACTTAGCTGGATATCAGTGTATTTACAGTCCATACCATACGTTGCGACGTCAACCTCAACAATGCGGCGATATACATCGTAGCATATAGGTCTATCCGCTCCGAGACCATTGAAAAATGAGAAAATACCCTGGGGTTTAATTAACCCAACAATAACATCATATAAATCTAGCATATCTTCGTAGTGTTCGCTAAATGTGTCATAGTATATGCCATCAAAGAATACCGAGCCGTCATCCAGTAGTCTATTCAATGAATCCTGCCAGCGGCCTTCTAGGATCGTTACGCCTGGTTTTTCGTACCAACCATCTTGCTTCATTTTGGCTAAAACATCAGGATGAGCTTCGCAAATATAATGGTGGTCAGGTTTGTGCTCCTGAATGAACGAGTCGATAATGCCCATTCCGAATCCGATATTGAGGACCGAGCAGTCCTCTTGTGGGTCTCTATTTTTGACAAGTGATTTGGCGGCTAATTTCATGATATCTGTTTCCCAATCCATCATCACACCGTCTCTGTTTTCCTTCGTAAGCAGCGCCGAATCTGTGTATTCGAGCTCAGTTTTGAGGTATGTTTGCTGGTCAGCAGCGGTAGCGTCTTCAGCAGCTGGTTGTTCAGCGGGTTGTGCACTGACCCGTTCAGTAGCATCGTCTTCAGGCTGCATTACCTCATCTGGAGACAGAAACTCGACTTGCGAGCCGTTGACTTTACGTAGCAGCAACTCAGCGCTGACACCAGCTTCGACAATGCGCTCGTATAACTTGTGTCCCTGCTTGTAGCCTCTTTCTAGAAGAAGGTCGCCTACGTGCTTGTTTTCGTAGTCAAGGAAGTTCCAGCCGGCACCAAATTGGAAAAGAACATCCATCAATTCTAATAGAACATCTGTCTCAGCGTCTTGAAGAGTTCCAGCATCCGGCAGAGACCTTGCAAGAATATGCAGGGGGGTAGTATTGGAGGTTTCATCCAAACTATCGTCTTTATCGCCTTGTTCATGAGCTGCCGCCTGCTCCAGGGTGTAGGTTGCAGGGATCCCTGACTTTAAGAGGCGAGTGACTTCAGGTACATATGCCTCGGATGTTATTGGGCGCTCAGGGAAAGTTAATAAGTGATGGAGAGACGACATTACGGACCTTTTGCTATGGCTTTGTCCTGGACGCGATGAGATTGGGTACGCCCGCTTTATGGGCCGAAAATTTTCAAGGTTCGACCGGCTACAATGTTTCCAGCATTGGTTTAAAGGATACAGTAAGGGTAcataaataaataaatatcTTTCTATTTAGCGGCTTCGAAACGGCGTGCAGCTTCTTTCCAGTTGATCACGTTCCATATAGCCTTGAAGTAATCGACCTTCTTGTTCTGATATTGCAAGTAGTAAGCATGTTCCCAAGCATCAATAGCAAGTAAAGGAATCAAATTACCAGTAACGGTATCTTGGTTAGCAGTTTGGACAACATCCAGTTGGCCATTTTCGCTGTTCTTAACTAGGAACACCCAGCCAGAACCTTGGATACCTGCCAACTTGTTGTTTGTCAATCCCACCAATTTGTCTAAAGAGCCATATTGAGAGTTGATTTGGGTTGCTAGAGCACCAGTTGGTGGTTCACCACCACCCTGAGAGGTAGGGGCCAAGTTCTTCCAGAACAAGCAGTGGTTTTGGAATCCTCCGCTGTGAAATTTAATGTTTTGTTGCAAAGCGTGCAATTGCCTAGCAGCGTTTGCATCTGATCCAACTTTAACAGAAAGTTCACTGAATTGGTCAATAGCAGTGTTCAAACCAGTAGCATAGGTTTGGTGGTGTTTTTGGTGGTGAATTTCATTGATCTGACCGGAGATATGAGGTTCTAGAGCATGGTAATCCCAGTCAAGATCAGGCAAGGTAACTTTAGTTCTCTTGGCAATTGTTACAAAAGATCCAGACTTGGATGTTGCAAGAGCAGCCTTGCGAAGAGCGACAGCAGCGTTCATGTTTGATATAATTGTGTTCTAGTTAAAACTTTCAAATGTGGTATAACAGTTACTTTTGTAGATGAGTGACGGGTAGGGGTATTTATATAACCAATTTCCTATGGGAAACAGGCTTTTTAGTCAGCGCCGTAGGAAACAACGAAAAGAAGCAACACAATGAGGTCTTCTATGCTACATAGAGAAGTTATAATCATAACCGTCCCCTCAATTAGGAATTGAGCGGGGTTATACACTATTTTATTATATAGTCCGTAGTTCAGTAACGTCATCATATTTTACCTTACTGCAGATCACCAGTACCTTGGAGTTCATATGTATAATCCACTAAGGATACAGGATCATATTCAGACTCAAAGTCATCACGGCATTCGATGAGCTTCAATTCCAACCCTAGCGACTCGCTATTGCACCCAGCACCGATCAGTTCCCTTTGGCGATAAGACTCTATTGTGACGGTTAACACCTTATGTATGACATTGAGCACGTGATTTACTGTTTGTTTGATATCGGCGCATTTGTCCGATAGAAACCGATGCAAGCTATCAATGATGAGAGCAGAAAAAAGGTCTCCAGTACCTGTAAAATGAGCATCAATTATAGGAACTTTGAAACATACCCGTTGTTTTTCAGTGCCAGCTACTGAAGCTACACAGTAAACGTGTTCCTTGTCATCTAAAATAGCGGACGATAATGATGTCACTATAATTATTTTCACGTGATTGTGAAGTTCATCTATTGTCTGTAGCACTTCTTTGAGGTTGGATATTGTCCCACCAGAAAGCAGTTCCAATTCATAATGGTTAGGCACGATGGCATCAACAAATCCAGATCGGACGAGTTTTCTATACTCTGGAATGACGTTTTCTTCGACATATAGCTGGCCCTCATCGCCCATTACTGGATCTAGTAGCCATAGGAGGTCGGGTCGCTGCTTCTTAAGAGACATGTAATATTGTGCAACCATTGACACTGAGTCCTTCGAAGGTAAATAGCCCGACAATAACGCATCATATTTAACATGAGGTTCGCCTTTAATTAGTCGCTCAATTCCTTCAAAGACCACCCTCAATTCCTCTTCATCTACCACGTGACCACGCACATTATCTTGATTGTAGCCAGTATGGCATGAAAGCTGCACGGAATTCACGCAATCCACGTCCCAGCCTCTACACTGCAGTGGAAATGTTGCTGCTTTGTTGCCCACGTAACCATGAACCACATGAGATTGTGTTGATAATAGCCTAGGCATACTTATTTCTGGTAACCTGAATTATTTGTAGTACGGTTACAACTTAATACCTCAACAATAATTATAATGACATTTGCATGTCAGCTTCCACGTGATAATGCAGTACAATATGCTGTGTTGAAATGGTATAAATGTCAAGTTGGAAGCGTCGTGGCGCAGTGGAAGCGCGCAGGGCTCATAACCCTGATGTCCCTGGATCGAAACCAGGCGACGCtagttttatttttttctttgt belongs to Eremothecium sinecaudum strain ATCC 58844 chromosome IV, complete sequence and includes:
- the ERG10 gene encoding acetyl-CoA C-acetyltransferase (Syntenic homolog of Ashbya gossypii ADR165C; Syntenic homolog of Saccharomyces cerevisiae YPL028W (ERG10)), with amino-acid sequence MSDNVYIVAAARTPMGSFQGSLASLTYVDLGAHAVKAALSQIPQVDASAVEEIVFGNVISANIGQAPARQVALRAGLSDKIVATTVNKVCASGMKAVIIGAQSIKCGTADIVVAGGAESMTNAPYYIPCARAGARYGDAKLIDGVQKDGLTDPFDGELMGVHGEKCASDFSISREEQDNFAIASYQKAQKAQAEGKFSEIAPITVKGVRGKPDVVVSHDEEVGRFNPDKLRAAKTVFKKENGSITAPNSSPLNDGGAAVVLVSESKLKELNLTPLAVIKGWGEAAHKPADFTWAPSLAVPKALKHAGIEDINSVEFFEFNEAFSVVGIANAKILGIDQSKVNVYGGAVALGHPLGCSGARIITTLISVLTQEGGRIGVAAICNGGGGASSIVLERLSESNRASLM
- a CDS encoding gluconokinase (Syntenic homolog of Ashbya gossypii ADR164C; Syntenic homolog of Saccharomyces cerevisiae YDR248C), giving the protein MTEKHQCEVTVIFIAGVSGAGKSTVAMRLAARLNVPFVEGDSLHPASNIAKMAAGKPLSDDDRWDWLRDVAAASIAAAKPKDGRVVVTCSSLKRSYRQYLSACVGNGRTIFVFLDLPREVAERRVRERRGHFMGADLIASQYETLELPQSDESWCTAVPCGDGNVEKVIDRIVDALNKMDQSIH
- the SKS1 gene encoding putative serine/threonine protein kinase SKS1 (Syntenic homolog of Ashbya gossypii ADR163W; Syntenic homolog of Saccharomyces cerevisiae YDR247W (VHS1) and YPL026C (SKS1)) → MLANVQINNFKITGQVGSGSYGLVFHAVDMITDGEFAIKAVMKQSGEQDRALNSTSRGDVKRSAILQTQLYHFFKSFQNKVYLPSIDMDSIRRLSKKELAHAPHYQELAMHLTVNSHSNIVTIHQILESSLATFIVMDYYPNDMFTSIVNARHFAGNGLLIKKVFLQLCSALLHCHRNGVYHCDIKPENILFDANDNVYICDFGLSTTSAELPGNVCVGSSYYMAPERMTNNGAEYSPTESGDIWSLGIILINLVCIRNPWMKADRTRDSTFRYFVQDPRILLQILPLSEDLFSIVCSVLHLDPLRRISLPALMESIANCESFTTEGPLAHVDCLSVEQYTRFLEGDLGYKVRYAVNNYYMEDDYEDREQDLSYYTYDGDIEVDIFADEDDIGNENNSQCFYGSTTPESSLAGWYSRQKLPATFAARLQLINYSTSYTTCL
- the ERG11 gene encoding sterol 14-demethylase (Syntenic homolog of Ashbya gossypii ADR162W; Syntenic homolog of Saccharomyces cerevisiae YHR007C (ERG11)) — protein: MSESIVQNFAAYVQAAIYYFLALPFTQQISIIVIIPFLYSLAWQFTQSLRKDRVPMVPYYVPWVGSAVAYGTRPYEFFAECQQKYGDAFSFMLLGKVMTVYLGTKGHEFILNAKLADVSAEAAYTKLTTPVFGEGVIYDCPNSRLMEQKKFCKNALSVEAFRKYVPIVEEEVRNYLNTSKHLQLESKDEGDIDVMETQPEMTIFTASRTLLGEELRAKLNTSFAHLYADLDKGFTPLNFVFSYLPLDNFRKRDNAQKIISSTYLELITKRRKSNDIQDRDLIDALLKSSTYKDGVRMTDKEIAHLLIGVLMGGQHTSAATSAWMMLHLAERPDLQQELYEEQMRVLEGGKKELTYDLLQEMPLCNQVIKETLRMHHPLHSLFREVTNDMPVPNTQYIVPKGHYVLASPGFSQLSDEYFPNAKEFNPHRWESESTPVADGAQVDYGFGAISKGVSSPYLPFGGGRHRCIGEGFAYMQLGTILSVLVRTMTWSLPPHMKAIPKPDFASMVTLPKPPACIHWEKRVSH
- the RMT2 gene encoding protein-arginine N5-methyltransferase (Syntenic homolog of Ashbya gossypii ADR161W; Syntenic homolog of Saccharomyces cerevisiae YDR465C (RMT2)) — encoded protein: MSSLHHLLTFPERPITSEAYVPEVTRLLKSGIPATYTLEQAAAHEQGDKDDSLDETSNTTPLHILARSLPDAGTLQDAETDVLLELMDVLFQFGAGWNFLDYENKHVGDLLLERGYKQGHKLYERIVEAGVSAELLLRKVNGSQVEFLSPDEVMQPEDDATERVSAQPAEQPAAEDATAADQQTYLKTELEYTDSALLTKENRDGVMMDWETDIMKLAAKSLVKNRDPQEDCSVLNIGFGMGIIDSFIQEHKPDHHYICEAHPDVLAKMKQDGWYEKPGVTILEGRWQDSLNRLLDDGSVFFDGIYYDTFSEHYEDMLDLYDVIVGLIKPQGIFSFFNGLGADRPICYDVYRRIVEVDVATYGMDCKYTDIQLSTLPTWDGIKRSYYNCNYYYHPEISFK
- the SOD2 gene encoding superoxide dismutase SOD2 (Syntenic homolog of Ashbya gossypii ADR160W; Syntenic homolog of Saccharomyces cerevisiae YHR008C (SOD2)); this translates as MNAAVALRKAALATSKSGSFVTIAKRTKVTLPDLDWDYHALEPHISGQINEIHHQKHHQTYATGLNTAIDQFSELSVKVGSDANAARQLHALQQNIKFHSGGFQNHCLFWKNLAPTSQGGGEPPTGALATQINSQYGSLDKLVGLTNNKLAGIQGSGWVFLVKNSENGQLDVVQTANQDTVTGNLIPLLAIDAWEHAYYLQYQNKKVDYFKAIWNVINWKEAARRFEAAK
- the BUD16 gene encoding putative pyridoxal kinase BUD16 (Syntenic homolog of Ashbya gossypii AEL076C; Syntenic homolog of Saccharomyces cerevisiae YEL029C (BUD16)), translated to MPRLLSTQSHVVHGYVGNKAATFPLQCRGWDVDCVNSVQLSCHTGYNQDNVRGHVVDEEELRVVFEGIERLIKGEPHVKYDALLSGYLPSKDSVSMVAQYYMSLKKQRPDLLWLLDPVMGDEGQLYVEENVIPEYRKLVRSGFVDAIVPNHYELELLSGGTISNLKEVLQTIDELHNHVKIIIVTSLSSAILDDKEHVYCVASVAGTEKQRVCFKVPIIDAHFTGTGDLFSALIIDSLHRFLSDKCADIKQTVNHVLNVIHKVLTVTIESYRQRELIGAGCNSESLGLELKLIECRDDFESEYDPVSLVDYTYELQGTGDLQ